A single candidate division WOR-3 bacterium DNA region contains:
- the pfkA gene encoding 6-phosphofructokinase — protein MKKRIGVLTSGGDAPGMNAAIRAIVRTALFKGYEVFGIKHGYKGLINNDIIKLNHHSVANIIQRGGTILGTARCDEFETEKGMKKAKKVIDQNKLDCVIVIGGDGTMRGAKIFSEKFGANLIGLPGTIDNDLYGTDFTIGFDTAVNSALEAVDRIRDTASSLERVFFIEVMGRYAGFISLAVGLAGGAEDVIIPETPTDIEEIARTIQNNIKKGKKSNIIIVAEGDEAGNALTIAKKVKKLTGEDYRVAVLGYIQRGGTPTANDRILASRLGYHAVEAVENEKFGVMIGEINHEIVYTPFEQTYSIKKPVEDYLYKMIKILSG, from the coding sequence ATGAAAAAAAGGATTGGGGTTTTGACCAGCGGCGGTGATGCACCAGGTATGAATGCCGCAATAAGGGCGATTGTCCGCACCGCCCTTTTTAAAGGCTACGAAGTTTTTGGGATAAAACACGGGTATAAGGGACTGATCAACAATGATATCATAAAATTAAACCACCATTCGGTCGCCAATATCATCCAGCGTGGGGGCACCATTTTAGGGACTGCCCGGTGCGATGAGTTTGAAACCGAAAAAGGGATGAAGAAAGCGAAAAAGGTTATTGATCAAAACAAATTGGATTGTGTGATAGTGATCGGTGGTGATGGAACGATGCGGGGAGCAAAGATATTCTCTGAAAAGTTCGGGGCGAATCTCATCGGGTTGCCGGGAACGATTGATAATGATCTTTATGGAACAGATTTTACCATTGGCTTTGATACAGCGGTGAATAGTGCTCTTGAGGCGGTTGACCGGATAAGGGATACGGCTTCATCTTTGGAAAGGGTATTTTTTATTGAGGTGATGGGCAGGTATGCAGGGTTTATCAGTCTGGCAGTTGGGCTGGCAGGGGGTGCTGAGGATGTAATCATCCCTGAGACCCCCACTGATATCGAAGAGATTGCCCGCACCATCCAGAATAATATCAAAAAGGGGAAAAAATCAAATATCATAATCGTTGCCGAGGGTGATGAAGCCGGGAATGCCTTGACGATTGCCAAAAAAGTGAAGAAATTGACCGGTGAAGATTATCGGGTTGCGGTGTTGGGTTATATCCAGCGCGGGGGCACACCCACGGCGAATGATCGAATCCTTGCCTCCAGATTGGGCTATCATGCGGTAGAAGCAGTAGAGAATGAAAAATTTGGAGTTATGATCGGTGAAATAAACCATGAGATAGTATACACACCATTTGAACAGACTTATTCAATAAAGAAGCCAGTTGAAGATTATCTTTACAAAATGATAAAAATCTTATCTGGCTGA
- the smpB gene encoding SsrA-binding protein SmpB — protein sequence MMKVVATNRKAHHLYEIIDTYEAGMVLKGSEVKSLRQGEVSLSDAYAEVKNGEVFIHNLHITPYRFSTITPPDPRRKRKLLLRKEEIKKLYGIVTQKGNLLIPLKIYFNDRGYAKVTIGVCRRKRLFDKKEKILQEEAKRDLKRIKSMNR from the coding sequence TTGATGAAGGTTGTAGCCACGAATCGCAAAGCGCACCATCTTTACGAGATCATCGATACCTATGAAGCCGGTATGGTGCTCAAAGGAAGTGAGGTTAAATCATTACGCCAGGGCGAGGTTTCTTTGAGCGATGCCTATGCCGAAGTTAAAAATGGCGAGGTTTTTATCCACAACCTCCATATCACTCCCTATCGCTTCAGCACCATCACTCCTCCTGACCCCAGGCGTAAGAGAAAATTGCTCTTAAGAAAAGAGGAGATTAAAAAGCTTTATGGTATCGTCACCCAGAAGGGAAATCTATTGATTCCCTTAAAAATCTATTTCAATGACCGGGGATATGCCAAGGTGACGATCGGCGTCTGCCGGCGCAAGCGCCTATTTGATAAAAAAGAGAAGATTCTGCAGGAGGAGGCAAAAAGGGATTTAAAGAGAATCAAGAGCATGAACCGATGA
- a CDS encoding N-acetylmuramoyl-L-alanine amidase has protein sequence MSLFFFFLCGLIQKYQIVYENNALIVQSEMLDEHDYLPLKPIAELCEINYVFDKTHLRCILSTPEHKITLRSDIDIIKYDTEYVCIPFPPRIVEEDIYLPALLITDILGSRLEKLIFIKKIEEISIIDKIDLSLRGDSTVLKFFWSAPVEFDVQFTPQQAIVELDGQYKEKTKLKPKGAVKAINVQTYQTYTRIELVLSDINACLERENEIVFYKKLSKKVELIVLDPGHGGIDPGAVGKNGIYEKDANLDISRILKKFIEDSLKIRVLMTRDKDQYLSLKSRTNFANRNAADIFISIHCNASPRSRQARGFETYFLSEARTNEERAVAAMENAALQFDEEMKPSGDINFILYDLAQSLFLEESNNLAEAIQTSAERLLHIPARGVSQAGFYVLRGTFMPAVLVECAFISNPEEEKLLREIAFKEKIAYAIFSGLRDFIAHYERRLNH, from the coding sequence ATGAGTCTTTTTTTCTTTTTTCTTTGCGGACTTATCCAGAAATACCAGATTGTTTATGAGAATAATGCCTTGATAGTGCAAAGCGAGATGCTTGATGAACATGACTATCTTCCTTTAAAACCAATCGCCGAGCTGTGTGAGATAAATTATGTTTTTGATAAGACCCACCTGCGGTGTATTCTTTCTACCCCCGAGCACAAAATCACCCTGCGTTCGGATATCGATATCATCAAGTATGATACCGAATATGTCTGCATTCCTTTTCCACCCCGGATTGTGGAGGAGGATATCTATTTACCGGCTTTGCTCATTACCGATATCCTCGGATCCCGGCTGGAGAAACTCATCTTCATTAAAAAGATTGAAGAGATTTCCATTATTGATAAGATCGACCTTAGCCTCCGGGGCGATTCGACTGTTTTAAAATTTTTCTGGTCCGCGCCGGTAGAATTTGATGTTCAATTTACTCCCCAGCAGGCGATTGTGGAATTGGATGGACAGTATAAAGAAAAAACCAAATTAAAACCGAAAGGGGCAGTAAAGGCGATAAATGTGCAGACTTATCAGACTTATACACGGATTGAATTGGTCCTTTCCGATATCAATGCCTGTCTGGAAAGGGAGAATGAGATAGTATTTTATAAGAAACTATCCAAGAAGGTAGAATTAATTGTTTTGGACCCAGGGCATGGTGGAATTGATCCCGGTGCGGTGGGCAAGAATGGCATTTATGAGAAAGATGCGAATCTGGATATCTCAAGGATTCTAAAAAAGTTTATTGAAGATTCTTTAAAGATTCGTGTCTTGATGACCCGAGATAAAGACCAGTATCTCTCTTTAAAATCCAGGACCAATTTTGCCAATCGCAACGCTGCGGATATCTTCATCAGCATCCATTGTAATGCCTCACCCCGCAGCCGACAGGCACGGGGTTTTGAAACCTATTTCCTCTCCGAGGCGCGCACAAATGAAGAACGGGCCGTGGCGGCGATGGAAAACGCTGCCTTGCAGTTTGATGAAGAGATGAAACCCTCGGGTGACATAAATTTCATCCTCTACGACCTTGCCCAGAGCCTTTTCTTGGAAGAATCTAATAATCTTGCCGAAGCCATCCAGACCAGTGCTGAAAGATTGCTCCATATCCCCGCCCGGGGTGTGAGTCAGGCCGGTTTTTATGTGTTACGCGGGACCTTCATGCCCGCGGTTTTGGTGGAATGTGCTTTTATTTCTAATCCTGAGGAAGAAAAACTTCTCCGCGAGATAGCATTCAAAGAAAAGATTGCCTACGCGATATTCTCTGGATTAAGGGATTTTATAGCCCATTATGAAAGGAGGTTAAACCATTGA
- the murI gene encoding glutamate racemase: MNKAPIGVFDSGIGGLTVVKEIRQALPREDIIYLGDTARLPYGTKSTESIIQFSRENTRFLLERGVKYIVIACYSSTSVALEILQREVSIPVLGVIKPGVKKALQLTRNKRIGVIGTTLTIHSGAYEKAFQEFSSEVEIIARACPLFVPLVEEGFIEHPATELIAREYLEPLKMDNIDTLLLGCTHYPLLIKTIKKILGPINYVDASQELSRELAESLTERNLLNPQGRGSIAIYLTDFSMNFKEIAERFLGEPLRNYFRASLSV; this comes from the coding sequence TTGAATAAAGCGCCGATTGGAGTATTCGATTCCGGGATTGGCGGGCTCACGGTCGTCAAAGAAATCCGCCAGGCTTTGCCCCGGGAGGATATCATCTATCTCGGTGATACTGCACGTCTTCCCTATGGGACCAAATCCACCGAATCCATAATCCAGTTTTCCCGAGAAAATACCCGATTCCTTCTGGAGCGGGGTGTGAAATACATCGTCATCGCCTGCTATTCTTCTACTTCGGTCGCCCTTGAAATTCTACAGAGAGAAGTTTCAATACCGGTGCTGGGGGTGATCAAACCCGGGGTGAAAAAGGCACTTCAGTTAACCAGGAATAAAAGAATCGGTGTGATTGGGACCACTCTTACGATACACAGTGGTGCGTATGAAAAGGCATTTCAAGAATTTTCATCTGAAGTAGAAATCATCGCTCGAGCCTGCCCTTTGTTTGTCCCACTGGTGGAGGAAGGCTTTATTGAGCACCCTGCCACCGAGTTGATTGCTCGGGAATATTTAGAACCGCTGAAGATGGATAATATTGATACACTCCTGCTCGGCTGCACCCACTATCCGCTGTTGATAAAAACAATAAAGAAAATCCTCGGTCCGATAAATTATGTTGATGCCTCCCAGGAGTTGAGCAGGGAACTTGCCGAATCCCTCACGGAAAGAAACCTGCTCAATCCCCAGGGCAGAGGAAGTATTGCTATCTATCTGACCGATTTTTCGATGAATTTTAAAGAGATTGCTGAGCGATTTTTGGGTGAGCCATTGAGGAATTATTTCCGTGCTTCATTAAGTGTTTAA
- the rph gene encoding ribonuclease PH, with the protein MRSDGRKNDELRKIEIEMDYLEYPAGSCLFRLGKTVVLCAVTVENRVPPFLVGKGQGWLTAEYSLLPASTKERTQREANTGKLTGRTQEIRRFIGRALRPVFDLTMVGERTFIIDCDVLQADGGTRTAAVNGAFLALYSAVKKMWLNKEFNQFPILDFVGAISAGIVQGEILLDLCYDEDSNAEVDMNLVMTGREKIIEIGATAEKIPITKPELDRLLEVAKNGIRQIIELEKQIISA; encoded by the coding sequence ATGAGATCTGATGGTCGGAAGAATGATGAACTGAGAAAGATTGAGATTGAGATGGATTACCTTGAATATCCTGCGGGTTCCTGTCTTTTCCGGTTAGGTAAGACCGTGGTCTTATGTGCGGTGACAGTGGAAAATCGGGTACCGCCATTTTTAGTAGGCAAGGGTCAGGGCTGGCTGACCGCAGAGTACTCTCTTCTACCGGCATCCACGAAAGAGAGAACCCAGCGCGAGGCGAATACGGGCAAACTCACCGGGCGCACCCAGGAAATCCGGCGCTTCATCGGCCGGGCATTGCGTCCTGTTTTTGACCTGACAATGGTCGGTGAGCGCACCTTCATCATTGATTGTGATGTCCTCCAGGCTGATGGCGGCACCAGGACCGCAGCCGTGAATGGAGCATTTCTTGCATTATACAGTGCGGTGAAGAAGATGTGGTTAAATAAAGAATTTAACCAATTTCCGATACTGGATTTTGTCGGTGCCATCAGCGCCGGCATTGTTCAGGGGGAGATACTCCTTGATCTGTGTTATGATGAGGACTCCAATGCCGAGGTGGATATGAATTTGGTGATGACGGGACGGGAAAAAATCATTGAAATTGGTGCTACAGCTGAGAAAATTCCGATCACCAAACCAGAACTGGATCGGTTACTGGAAGTGGCAAAAAATGGAATAAGACAGATAATAGAATTAGAGAAGCAGATTATCTCAGCCTGA
- a CDS encoding RluA family pseudouridine synthase — translation MPTIKQEFKRKVSEKQWGTRLDQYLYISGIGLSRSLIQKLIKQKKVLVNNKPVKCSYRVKEGDEIYAVFELQTGPEIKPENIPLDIVYEDDDIIVVNKPKGIVVHPARGHFEHTMVNALLYHCGRLPTLTDEIRPGVLHRLDKDTTGLIVFAKTDEALSKLGKALARREIQKRYDVLCWNFPGMHEGLIEAPIGRSAVIRTKMTVTPLSSKMATTKYQVLEKFPLASYLKVWLITGRTHQIRVHLNYIGCPVIGDKDYGGRNPGVIKNSAYLSDFQAILKLIDRQALHASEITLHHPRTNELLRFTVPLPEDMKRVLDYLKKRFAK, via the coding sequence ATGCCCACCATCAAACAGGAATTCAAAAGAAAGGTATCGGAAAAACAATGGGGGACAAGACTTGATCAGTATCTTTACATTTCGGGCATCGGACTTTCCCGGAGCCTCATCCAGAAACTGATCAAGCAGAAGAAGGTGCTGGTGAATAATAAACCGGTGAAATGTTCATACCGGGTAAAAGAAGGGGATGAGATTTATGCCGTTTTTGAACTCCAGACTGGACCGGAGATAAAACCCGAGAACATCCCTTTGGATATTGTCTATGAAGATGATGATATCATCGTGGTGAACAAACCCAAAGGAATCGTTGTGCATCCTGCACGGGGACATTTTGAACACACGATGGTCAATGCCCTTTTGTATCATTGTGGGAGATTGCCCACATTGACTGATGAAATCAGACCCGGGGTTCTACACCGCCTGGATAAAGATACCACCGGTCTTATCGTCTTTGCCAAGACTGACGAGGCATTGAGCAAATTGGGTAAGGCACTTGCCCGGCGCGAAATCCAGAAAAGATATGATGTCTTATGCTGGAACTTTCCAGGAATGCACGAGGGATTGATCGAAGCGCCGATTGGTCGGAGTGCGGTGATCCGGACAAAGATGACCGTAACACCCCTCTCCAGCAAAATGGCAACGACTAAATATCAGGTTCTGGAGAAATTTCCCCTGGCGAGTTATTTAAAGGTCTGGCTGATCACCGGTCGCACCCATCAAATCCGGGTCCATTTAAACTATATCGGCTGTCCGGTGATTGGCGATAAAGATTATGGGGGAAGAAATCCGGGGGTAATTAAAAACTCGGCATATCTTTCGGACTTTCAGGCGATACTCAAATTGATCGACCGGCAGGCATTACATGCCTCGGAGATAACCTTGCACCATCCCCGGACAAACGAACTATTACGCTTTACTGTTCCGTTGCCCGAGGATATGAAGAGGGTGTTGGATTATTTAAAAAAGAGGTTTGCTAAATAA
- the serS gene encoding serine--tRNA ligase: MVDLKLLRENPDLLRQAILNRGLEFDLDELLELDKKRRSIITEIDNLRKERNRLSEEVGRLKREKKDATALMEKARAIGDEIKNLEEELRSVENNFNKLMALLPNIPHPSVPVGKTSTDNKFIRGLKEPPQYDFRPLPHWEICEALDILDIKRAPKLAGSRFILYKGLGAKLERALINFFLDLHTKKHGYIEIFPPILNNPECFFGTGQLPRLESEMYKCQNDDFFLIPTAEVPLTNIHREEIIPEKKLPICYVAYTPCFRREAGSYGKEVRGITRVHQFNKVELVKYTTPETGYEEFEKLLTDAEEVVKLLGLPYRIMLLCTGDMTFASAKTYDIEVYAPGMGEWLEVSSVSCYEQYQARRAMIRYRKATGGVDYVYTINGSGLATPRTFIGIVENYQTPEGRIKIPEILRPYMDGLEYIE, translated from the coding sequence ATGGTCGACTTAAAATTATTGCGTGAAAACCCGGATTTGCTCCGTCAGGCAATTTTAAACCGGGGTTTGGAATTTGACCTTGATGAATTGCTGGAATTAGATAAAAAACGGCGGAGTATCATCACCGAAATTGATAATTTGAGGAAAGAGAGAAATAGATTATCCGAAGAGGTGGGACGCCTGAAAAGAGAAAAAAAAGATGCGACGGCATTGATGGAAAAGGCAAGGGCGATTGGTGATGAGATAAAAAATCTTGAAGAAGAGTTGCGGAGTGTGGAGAATAACTTCAATAAACTGATGGCTTTGCTACCCAATATTCCCCATCCCTCGGTACCGGTGGGAAAAACCAGCACCGATAATAAATTCATCCGGGGTTTGAAAGAACCTCCACAGTATGATTTCAGACCTCTGCCCCACTGGGAAATCTGTGAAGCCCTTGATATCCTGGATATCAAACGGGCACCCAAACTTGCCGGTTCAAGATTTATACTTTATAAAGGTTTGGGTGCAAAATTGGAGCGGGCATTGATAAATTTCTTTCTTGACCTCCACACAAAAAAACATGGGTATATCGAAATCTTCCCGCCCATTTTAAATAATCCAGAGTGTTTTTTTGGCACTGGACAGTTGCCCCGTCTGGAGAGCGAGATGTATAAATGTCAAAACGACGATTTCTTTCTCATCCCCACCGCCGAAGTCCCCCTCACCAACATCCATAGGGAAGAGATAATCCCGGAGAAAAAATTGCCGATTTGCTATGTCGCCTATACCCCCTGTTTCCGGCGTGAGGCCGGTTCTTACGGTAAAGAAGTCCGGGGCATAACCCGTGTCCACCAATTTAATAAAGTGGAACTGGTAAAATATACGACACCTGAGACCGGATATGAGGAGTTTGAAAAACTTTTAACTGATGCCGAAGAAGTGGTAAAACTCCTCGGTCTGCCCTACCGGATCATGCTTTTGTGCACCGGTGATATGACCTTTGCCTCTGCCAAAACTTATGATATTGAGGTCTATGCACCAGGGATGGGAGAATGGCTTGAAGTCTCTTCGGTGAGCTGTTATGAACAATACCAGGCACGCCGGGCAATGATTCGTTACCGGAAAGCGACCGGGGGTGTTGACTATGTCTATACAATAAATGGTTCAGGACTCGCCACCCCCCGGACCTTCATTGGGATTGTAGAAAATTATCAAACACCTGAAGGTCGGATAAAAATCCCTGAGATATTAAGACCTTATATGGACGGTCTCGAGTATATTGAGTAG
- the miaB gene encoding tRNA (N6-isopentenyl adenosine(37)-C2)-methylthiotransferase MiaB codes for MKPEESSSPMHKFYIKTFGCQMNKNDSDLVQEILVENGYLPTENIGEAEIILINTCSVRKHAEERAFGYIATLKKWRQNKGLLLGVVGCMAQRLAGEIIAKYPFVDLILGPDSYRRIPDYLKTILQEKTKIIDTELGLELYTDICRRSKRIADFVSITRGCNNFCSYCIVPFVRGPLRSRPVADILKEVNELVAAGVKDITLLGQNVNEYHYQGTNFPKLLKLIAQKSGVFRLRFLTSHPKDFDIELIQVVKENKNICEWFHLPLQSGNNRILQLMNRKYTKEDYLCKIEKIRKEIQDATITTDIIVGFPTETEEEFQETLELVKKIEFDDAYMYRYSYRPGTKAGEYPSLPEAVIKERLKILIDMQNEIIKKKTARMIGKIYEVLFEERAQEGTRGKTRGNKDVIVEGEIAPGAVHRVLITKIKGRTPIGEIID; via the coding sequence ATGAAACCCGAGGAATCCTCATCTCCGATGCATAAGTTCTACATAAAAACCTTTGGGTGTCAGATGAATAAGAATGATTCCGATCTGGTCCAGGAAATCCTTGTTGAAAATGGTTATCTACCCACCGAAAATATTGGTGAAGCCGAAATAATTTTAATCAATACCTGTTCGGTGCGGAAACATGCGGAAGAACGCGCCTTCGGCTACATCGCCACCCTGAAGAAGTGGCGCCAGAACAAAGGTCTACTCTTAGGGGTGGTAGGTTGCATGGCACAACGCCTTGCCGGCGAGATAATCGCAAAATATCCCTTTGTGGACCTCATCCTCGGACCCGACTCTTACCGCCGGATTCCAGATTATTTAAAGACAATCCTTCAGGAAAAGACCAAGATTATTGATACCGAGTTGGGTTTAGAGTTGTATACCGATATCTGCCGGCGATCAAAAAGAATTGCTGACTTTGTCTCCATCACCCGGGGTTGTAATAACTTCTGTTCTTATTGTATTGTTCCCTTCGTGCGGGGTCCATTGCGTTCGCGGCCCGTGGCAGATATTTTAAAGGAAGTGAACGAACTCGTGGCTGCAGGTGTAAAAGACATAACCCTTTTAGGTCAGAATGTGAATGAATATCATTATCAGGGCACAAATTTCCCAAAACTTTTAAAACTCATTGCCCAAAAGAGCGGCGTCTTCCGGTTAAGATTTTTGACCTCCCATCCCAAAGATTTTGATATTGAATTGATTCAGGTCGTAAAAGAAAACAAAAATATCTGTGAGTGGTTTCACCTTCCTCTCCAGTCTGGTAATAATCGTATCCTCCAGTTGATGAACCGGAAGTATACAAAAGAAGATTACCTTTGTAAGATTGAAAAAATCCGCAAGGAAATACAAGATGCGACCATCACCACCGATATCATCGTGGGATTTCCTACCGAGACCGAGGAGGAGTTTCAAGAAACGCTGGAATTGGTCAAAAAGATTGAATTCGACGATGCTTATATGTACCGCTATTCCTACCGTCCGGGTACCAAAGCTGGTGAATATCCATCCCTGCCTGAAGCGGTGATTAAAGAACGTTTGAAGATACTAATCGATATGCAAAATGAGATAATCAAGAAAAAGACCGCCCGGATGATTGGTAAGATCTATGAAGTCTTATTTGAAGAAAGGGCCCAAGAAGGCACGCGGGGGAAGACACGAGGCAATAAGGATGTGATTGTGGAAGGCGAAATCGCCCCTGGAGCAGTCCATCGGGTATTGATTACCAAGATAAAGGGGCGAACACCAATCGGCGAAATAATCGATTAG
- a CDS encoding MiaB/RimO family radical SAM methylthiotransferase → MALLYNVGCKLNQYEGYCLARCFPDDTIIVNTCCVTHEAEVKSLKKLRRAKRSFPEKNLIITGCLVHLRPELFTGYTTIDNEQRNSLINGVFPEVEKARYFLKIEDGCNQTCTFCVVARIRKRLWSKPIEEIRKEIEWARHLGFNEIVLVGANIGLYGLEAGGSLVDLFKELAKIPNLPRIRLSSLEPNFVNSELIAAMKDLPFCRHFHIPIQSGDDRILALMGRSYQVRHLKNIFELIVKNFTDVAIGADIIVGFPQETEEAFNNTFRLIADVPFTHLHIFTYSPRSITPAYNLGDPISPEEKKRRFWVLKELISEKNYRFRQQLLNKTLEAIIEKKGETLKGLTDNYIQVTIPDNLPQRVLKKIKICEVTRNETRGILISDA, encoded by the coding sequence CAACACATGCTGTGTTACACATGAGGCGGAAGTAAAATCCCTTAAAAAACTCCGCCGGGCAAAGAGGTCATTTCCGGAAAAGAATTTGATAATCACCGGCTGTTTGGTACACCTGAGGCCGGAATTATTCACCGGTTACACAACTATTGACAATGAACAGCGGAATAGTTTGATCAACGGTGTATTCCCGGAGGTGGAAAAAGCACGTTATTTTTTAAAGATTGAAGATGGTTGCAATCAGACCTGCACTTTTTGTGTGGTCGCCCGCATCCGAAAGAGATTATGGAGCAAGCCGATAGAAGAAATCAGAAAGGAGATAGAATGGGCAAGGCATTTAGGTTTTAATGAAATCGTGCTTGTGGGTGCCAATATTGGACTCTATGGGTTGGAGGCCGGTGGTTCATTAGTCGATCTATTTAAGGAATTAGCCAAAATTCCCAACCTTCCGCGCATCCGATTGTCCTCCCTTGAACCAAATTTTGTTAATTCAGAACTCATCGCCGCAATGAAGGACTTGCCTTTCTGTCGTCATTTTCATATCCCCATCCAGAGTGGTGATGACCGAATCCTTGCTTTGATGGGTCGTAGCTACCAGGTTCGGCATTTGAAGAACATCTTTGAACTGATTGTTAAAAACTTCACGGATGTAGCGATTGGAGCTGATATCATTGTAGGTTTTCCCCAGGAGACAGAAGAGGCATTCAATAATACTTTCCGGCTGATAGCGGATGTGCCCTTCACACATCTCCACATCTTCACCTATTCACCCCGTTCAATTACTCCGGCTTATAATTTAGGCGACCCAATAAGCCCTGAAGAAAAAAAGCGGCGTTTCTGGGTATTGAAAGAGTTGATATCTGAAAAGAACTATCGTTTCCGTCAGCAACTCCTCAACAAAACGCTGGAAGCGATCATTGAAAAAAAGGGAGAGACCTTGAAAGGACTCACCGATAACTACATCCAGGTGACAATACCGGATAACCTGCCCCAGCGGGTGTTGAAGAAAATCAAAATCTGTGAAGTCACCAGGAATGAAACCCGAGGAATCCTCATCTCCGATGCATAA